Genomic segment of Pogona vitticeps strain Pit_001003342236 chromosome 15, PviZW2.1, whole genome shotgun sequence:
gcaaagaatcggttcccgaagcagggaaccgatcatcgcaaagcaaaaaaaccccatttagcccatcattttgcgatcgcaaaaagattgtcgtacagCGATTTCATCATAATGTAGGgcaatcgttatgcgaggcaccactgtatggtttcCAAGGTATGCGGCATATACGATAGGTTTTAcctttgcaacacacacacacacacacacacacacacacacacacacacagagtgtgtgtgaATCCCTGTgaagggaatttgaacccaggcttacTGAGTCCTCATCCATCATTCtaaccactacactgcactgggtaTCACTTCGACACAGCTACCAAATATACAGGGGATAAATAAtctcagagctggaaggaagcctatggatcactgggtccagcccctgtgaaggacaCACCATGGGGCAATCAAAAcaccccaacctctggctccagcaGCTTGCCAAGCACAGTCATTAAAGACTCTCACTTACCTTACTGGCACTGCTATAACCCATGGGGGGCAACTCGCggtggatctccagatgttcccaGGATGGCAAATTCCATCTGGTCTacccagcacagctcatggttaGGAACCCCCTTCTCTGTAAAGGTCTTTAAATGTTTCTACAGTCTTTTCCCTTGACAAAGCAAGGCGGCCGCGCAGCACACACCcccaagcacagaaggactgggtGAGCATCCAGAAAGACGCAAGCAACCCATCCGGGACTTCAGGTTCTCGACTAAAAGGAGCGATCGTCCCGATTTGAAGAAAGTGTAGGCGGACTTGACGCGGAACGGGCAGTTTTGCACCCAATCCGACATTTCTCCACAAAATACCCTTTCGCGACAATTTTCACCTTTCCGGACCGTCAGCCAGATGGGTGGGAGCTGTGCTCCATCCATCAGAGATGCTGTGGGGGTTCCTGCTTTgtccgggggtgggtgggtttcgtTCTGACGCCCCTTAGGATCTCGTCCAGAATGACAATTCTGGGATCGAGAGGGGTCTAGGCTGCTCACGTTAGCTCAATTCTGCGGACCACGTTCTCTGTCAACGTTATGTTGGGGCAGgccagactccaactcccaccaCGACGTGGCAGACAGAGAGCCCTTATTCGCAGGTAGGGTTGAGCCCACCAGGAGCACACCCCACACCCGATATTGGGTGGGAAAACTTTTGACGCttaagaggcgcctgctcccaactcccagaagccccagatCACGGGGTCGACAGGagaggatgatggaagctgtactccaaaaagtgaaaaaagggtCAAAGGTTGCCACATCCCCTGCTATGGGATCTGCTCTTTGGTCCTGCAAGCCTAATTAAAACAGGAAATGATCATCTAGTCTTCTGAGTAGAATTAAAATGGGTGACTGCagtaaattggattttttttctttcctcgcCGTAGGAACCATGGAGCTGCTGCCGCCCAACATCCCCCACACCTGCGTGGCCGCCGTGGTCATCGTCTGCACCATGGGAGCGATGGACGTCTACCTGGTGGAGCAGAACGCCGGAGCCCACCGGCTGGGCGTGGGCGCCCTGGCGCTCGCCGGagacctcttcttcctcctggtGCTGCGCTACGCGACGACTTGGGTGGGCGGCGAGGCCCGGCTGGCCCAGAGGGGTTACGCCATGGTGCTGTGGTTCCTGTTCGCCTTCGCTCTGGAGATCAAGCTCTACTTCATCTACCAGCATTACGCCACCGAAGGGCGGGCCCCGGACCCTCTGGCCCGGCGCACCCTGACCCTCCTGCTCTCCGTCTGCGTCCCGGCCCTCTACATGGTGCTCGGAGCCACCGAGCTGGTGGCCCAGGCGGCGGCCAGCTTCCGCAAGAAGGACGAACTGCGGGGCCGCCTCTTCTGGGTGGTTCTGGACCTGCTCGACGTGCTGGAAATCCAAGCCAGCCTGTGGGAGCCGCAGCGGCGGGTCCTCCCCCTGTGGGCCGAGGGCCTGACGTTCTTCTACTGCTACGGCCTCCTGCTGGTCCTGCCTTGCGTGTCGCTGAACGAGCTGGGGGTGCGGGGCCCGCGCCCCGGCAGCCTCTACCCGCTGCTGAGCCTCGCCAGCGTCAACATGGCCACCCTCTTCATCCGCGGAGGACTTCTGCTTCTCTGCCACGACCAACGCATCTCTTCTATCTTCATGGGCAAGAACGTCCTGGCCATTGCGCTCAAGTGTTGCGCCGCTCTTCAGCACCACCACAGCGCCCACGCCAGGGAGGAAGCCGGCCAAGGGTGCCCTCCGGGGGCCCAGTCCCTGACACCGAGCCCAGCGGTGGGGCAGCCGCTCCGGAGACACACAGGAACCGTGGGAGAAGCCTGCCCCCTCCACGCTGCTTCTCCAGAACCACCTCTGAGATGTTCTCAGACCACGACGGGCCCGTTCTGCAGACATTTCACCGGAATGCCATCTGGGGGTCCCGTCCCAGCCGCCGACCCTCACAGACACCCCCTGTGCACAGACAGACAGGCCCACCGCCACGCCCAGTTCCACAATCACCCCCACGTCGCCCTAGGCTTTCACCACTACGGCCACGCCACCCAACCCTCGCCGACCGCCTTGCCCGGGTCCCGCCCCTCCGCTTCCGGGAGGCTCCCCGCGGGCCGTCACGTCCAGCTGAAATCTGTCCTGGCCCGCGAGGCACCTTGATGACACCTGGACAAAAGCCccacctgccctgcctctgtgctcAGAGAGTGGAAATGGCAGCAGGCACATCATGAGGCGTGAGAGCAGAATTCGGTCACCCCTGAGATTAGCGTGGGCACCGTCGCCCTGTTGAGTCTCAGCAAGCCAACAGATGTTCTGCCCCACAGCACGGAGGGGAACTGGTTGGCCCCAGGCCCCACCGCTTCATCTCTGCCCGAGAGCAACGCAGCCCCATTGCTAACTGATCCCAGAGGGGCCCTGCCTGGCATATTGTCTCCAGTCTGTTCCCATTCATCTGTTCTCCGTTCTGCTCTTCCCGATTCTCGGTATATTCAGGAGGTTTATCTGCACCCCATGGGTTCAGAAACGGCAGCACTTTTTAGGCTATGGGGTCCCGGGGGTACATACGGTGACGCCCACCTCCGAGCAACCCCCCTTGCAAGGCAAACACAACAGTTGTGCAAACACAAGGGTTTGGGCGGCAATTTCGATAGGTCGCTTGAATCCCACCAAGGGCCAGATATTCGGATCCTACGAGGCTCGTCCTCGGACCGAGCTTTCCAGAGCTTGAAAGAGGTAAGCGAAGGAACAGAAAAGGCCAAAAAAATCGATTCTATCCCAGTTCCTACaacctctgtttctccctttcctccagccCCACACCAGGGGGGTTCTTCCCAGTCCGATTAAAAGCTCTTGATAACTCACCTTCTATGACATGTTAGAgatacaaaacatttttttttagtttggcaAGATGTGCTCCTTCATACAGCGGAGGATGCCCAGAAGATGCAAGAGCTGTGTGCCTAGAAGGTGTaaattgttttctgttcttttccaacTTCTTCttagttcccctctgtttggcCGGTCAGGCACCCCTTCTCACACTACTGTAATacgcccagttctggacactgctcTTTCAGAAGGAAgccgacaaactggaacaagtttggAGGAGGGCGaccaggaggatcagggggctggaaactaattTCTATCAAGAAAGACGGAAGGAACTGTGCATGTTTGgtcttgaggaaaaaaaaaagactgaggagagatagaaCAGCCCTCTTCAAATCCTTGAAACGTTGTCAtagaaggaggggcaggatctgttctcaatcaacccagagtgcacgCCTCAAAATCTTTTAAAGTTATCGGAAGCTAGATTTCAACTGAATCTCAAGCAGGagttaaatcaaattgatttaaatcacaatttaaattttttttaaatctgattttttttttttggacaatttaaatacccaagttttaaatttaaattgtgatttaaatcaatttgattttttaaaaaagaaataattgatttttatccaccctgattatcaggaaaaactttctgatCGTCAGAGGGGTGCGACAGTGGAATCAAtcacctcgggaggtggtgaggtaatgctggaggtattcaagagaaaattaaaacaatcatcttttagatctgctttgatgtggcgTCCTgtcttgagcaaggggttggactcaatggccttataagcgcCTTCTATTATTCCTCTATTTTCAAAATTGCTGAAACTGCCTGCTTACTTCATAGAAGCTGCCAACGACATGCTGCTTGCCCTTTAGAAAAGAAGCTTGACTAAGCAAAGGACTGAGATGACACTATCTTGATTACAAATGGATTAGAGGTCCTATCTCAGTTGAGGGAGGAAAAATCAGCCCCCAAATGTGTAAAGCAATAAAGAAGAGAGTGCCTctgaacatttcaagaatgccttatttttttccttatcaCATAACATTACATATATATCTGGAATTAGAGGGCAAGACCTTGATCATTCTGTCATTTCAAATACTGGTAACACATTCTGTTCATATTAAAACAGGGCTGAGCAAGACTTAAGTTTCTTTTTATCAGATCCACTAGATTTTGTCCTGCAAAAATACACGGGAATTCAAAA
This window contains:
- the LOC110091764 gene encoding transmembrane protein 121-like — protein: MELLPPNIPHTCVAAVVIVCTMGAMDVYLVEQNAGAHRLGVGALALAGDLFFLLVLRYATTWVGGEARLAQRGYAMVLWFLFAFALEIKLYFIYQHYATEGRAPDPLARRTLTLLLSVCVPALYMVLGATELVAQAAASFRKKDELRGRLFWVVLDLLDVLEIQASLWEPQRRVLPLWAEGLTFFYCYGLLLVLPCVSLNELGVRGPRPGSLYPLLSLASVNMATLFIRGGLLLLCHDQRISSIFMGKNVLAIALKCCAALQHHHSAHAREEAGQGCPPGAQSLTPSPAVGQPLRRHTGTVGEACPLHAASPEPPLRCSQTTTGPFCRHFTGMPSGGPVPAADPHRHPLCTDRQAHRHAQFHNHPHVALGFHHYGHATQPSPTALPGSRPSASGRLPAGRHVQLKSVLAREAP